From Nematostella vectensis chromosome 14, jaNemVect1.1, whole genome shotgun sequence, a single genomic window includes:
- the LOC5504773 gene encoding metabotropic glutamate receptor 2, translated as MQMNLHTSVALVASLLLHFGCALPGFGLFSLAGNAIESHGIFQNGTFIIGGLFPVHFPSMNHSKQTLCAGPFNVRGYEEALAMFHAVEEINKRQDLLPGISIGVDIKDTCNSVDFAIRKSLNFSFIVENIQTGVCPSAKPLGTPHRAQTIALIGPASSDVAMAVTNLAGLFYVPVVDYLSSSRLLSNRIRFKYFLRTIASDSLLSRAIVDLLRVFRWNFIHVLYSDTDYGRSAIETFEYVLKLASNNVKICFATKDSFTFHSPEMHFKTVLSNIRKFPRAKAVLLFTTIQDTEVLLNHFHSENMNDSFFIASDYFSGPINQFFTSHEMLRRLIGVVPHVKKEDLEYFAEVIDNLNRTPKFRASPWNQEYRDFLAERSSTGRPHIPSLYVPYAMDAVYAVAHGLHKMLNCNHSACLRGGLGPTNLIWSGDRLLQSIQSVSFKGRTRDKVAFDSNGNGVANYDINIVNPLTDEWERVGTWASNSSDVLKMYKNLSHLTLNTSRALELWGEMYNGTGIPSSTCGRQCPPGHWLKAEEEHQTCCWQCSRCHGNSISNSPPNGSCQACPSRYWADDNHTLCHPITPTSVTFRDPPAVVVTFISTIGSITVIFVVMVFYRHGNTPLVRSSSRLLSHVMLFGIILGYATAVIIFAAKTEELCRTVLYLFSVSFSIVVGTLLVRTNRIHRIFSKNALRKGKPPCLSDSWMLLFIAVIVAMEIVICTVIILTTPDGLLETSYSPISGYAFSQCKFNATSTDYHMAVWWTYNACIILICTYQAYLTRKLPGNYNEARFIAFTTITISTDVLVFFFAFNGTRGYYKDVMVSSFLVLADTITISCVFLPKCYIILLRPEKNIVYGSVFNLGTIDDVKIGENEMRKISRVSQRSCTSYISSSSAEIGKLERSKYFTTSEDGVSEKKRKSSRTSQRSCASSMSSSSAESGKLEQLNLFDGKSRKRKISVFARNGYALGSEADNSITLNGTSLNAEPALLQFSSLTSGPKSSMKPEHDIEPTIELDSGVPARVMHRMTSDMSSRSVRFEDEVASDLSRDLNDDFDKVVEKQES; from the exons ATGCAGATGAATCTTCATACTAGCGTCGCTCTTGTTGCTTCTCTTTTACTGCATTTCGGATGTGCTTTGCCGGGATTTGGGCTATTTAGCCTTGCCGGGAATGCTATAGAATCGCATGGAATTTTCCAGAATGGGACGTTCATTATTGGTGGCTTATTTCCCGTTCATTTTCCATCAATGAACCACAGCAAACAGACTTTGTGCGCGGGTCCCTTTAATGTTCGCGGTTACGAAGAGGCCTTAGCTATGTTCCACGCGGTTGAAGAGATTAACAAAAGACAGGACCTTCTTCCTGGCATTTCCATCGGTGTCGATATAAAAGACACTTGCAACAGCGTTGACTTCGCCATAAGAAAGTCTCTCAATTTCAGTTTCATCGTTGAAAATATCCAGACGGGTGTCTGTCCCAGTGCGAAACCCCTGGGAACGCCGCATCGAGCTCAGACTATCGCACTTATAGGCCCTGCTTCCAGCGACGTTGCCATGGCAGTGACGAATTTAGCTGGACTATTCTACGTCCCCGTCGTAGATTACCTTTCTTCCAGTCGTTTATTAAGTAACCGTATTCGATTCAAGTACTTTTTACGAACTATTGCCTCGGATAGTCTGCTCTCGAGAGCTATTGTTGATCTTCTGCGTGTATTTAGGTGGAACTTTATCCACGTGCTGTATTCAGATACGGATTACGGTAGATCAGCAATTGAGACTTTTGAGTATGTACTCAAGCTTGCAAGCAATAATGTAAAGATCTGCTTCGCAACTAAGGACTCATTTACTTTTCACTCGCCCGAGATGCACTTCAAAACAGTCCTAAGCAACATCAGAAAATTCCCACGCGCGAAAGCAGTTCTCTTATTCACTACCATACAAGACACGGAGGTCCTCTTGAACCATTTTcacagtgaaaacatgaaTGACTCGTTCTTTATTGCCTCTGATTACTTCAGCGGACCTATAAACCAATTCTTCACTTCGCACGAAATGCTGAGGCGATTAATAGGAGTTGTTCCTCACGTAAAGAAAGAGGACTTAGAGTATTTTGCGGAGGTTATAGACAACTTGAATCGAACTCCTAAATTTCGAGCCTCCCCGTGGAATCAGGAATACAGGGATTTTCTAGCAGAGAGGTCTTCCACAGGAAGACCGCATATCCCCTCGCTTTATGTGCCCTATGCTATGGATGCGGTCTATGCTGTGGCACATGGTCTACACAAGATGTTGAATTGTAACCATAGCGCCTGTCTAAGAGGGGGTCTTGGGCCTACTAACTTGATCTG GTCCGGGGATCGCTTACTTCAAAGTATCCAATCAGTGAGCTTCAAGGGAAGAACACGTGACAAAGTCGCTTTCGATAGCAATGGCAACGGGGTGGCCAATTATGACATCAACATCGTGAATCCGCTGACAGATGAATGGGAGAGAGTAGGGACGTGGGCGTCTAATTCTTCTGATGTCTTGAAAATGTACAAGAACTTGTCGCATCTTACGCTGAATACTAGCCGAGCCTTAGAGTTGTGGGGCGAGATGTACAATGGCACAGGGATCCCGTCTAGTACATGTGGCAGACAATGTCCACCAGGACATTGGCTGAAGGCGGAGGAGGAACATCAG ACGTGCTGCTGGCAGTGCTCTCGTTGTCATGGAAACAGTATATCTAACTCCCCACCGAACGGCTCCTGCCAAGCCTGCCCTTCTCGCTACTGGGCCGACGATAACCACACCCTGTGCCACCCAATCACCCCTACCTCCGTCACCTTCCGTGACCCTCCCGCCGTCGTCGTCACCTTCATATCGACCATCGGATCAATCactgttatttttgttgtcatGGTGTTCTATCGCCATGGCAACACACCGCTGGTCCGGTCGTCGTCTCGCTTGCTCAGTCACGTTATGTTGTTTGGGATAATCTTGGGCTATGCTACAGCTGTTATCATTTTCGCTGCGAAGACGGAGGAGCTGTGTAGGACTGTGCTCTATTTGTTTAGTGTTAGTTTTAGTATTGTTGTGGGGACGTTACTTGTGAGAACGAACCGGATTCATCGGATTTTCAGCAAAAATGCTTTGCGTAAAG GTAAACCGCCCTGTCTTAGCGATAGCTGGATGCTTCTATTCATCGCTGTCATCGTCGCCATGGAGATCGTAATCTGCACTGTCATTATCCTTACCACCCCTGACGGTCTTCTCGAAACAAGCTACTCCCCCATTAGCGGCTACGCCTTCTCGCAGTGCAAGTTCAACGCCACTTCTACAGATTACCACATGGCGGTATGGTGGACATACAATGCCTGTATCATTCTGATATGTACATATCAGGCATACTTGACCAGGAAATTACCTGGAAATTACAACGAGGCCCGATTCATTGCGTTTACGACAATCACAATCTCTACTGAtgttcttgttttcttcttcgcGTTTAATGGCACTAGAGGATATTACAAAGATGTCATGGTCAGTTCCTTTCTTGTGCTTGCAGATACTATAACCATTTCCTGCGTATTTTTGCCCAAGTGTTATATCATTTTGTTAAGACCGGAGAAGAATATTGTTTACGGCTCGGTTTTCAACCTTGGTAccattgatgacgtcaaaatTGGGGAAAACGAAATGCGAAAAATAAGTCGTGTGAGCCAGCGATCATGCACTTCATACATCAGTAGTTCTTCTGCCGAGATTGGGAAATTGGAACGTTCTAAGTATTTTACCACAAGCGAAGACGGGGTTTCCGAGAAAAAACGTAAAAGTAGTCGTACGAGTCAGCGGTCTTGCGCCTCGAGCATGAGCAGTTCGTCCGCAGAAAGCGGAAAATTAGAACAACTCAATTTGTTTGATGGGAAGAGCAGGAAGCGCAAAATATCGGTTTTCGCAAGAAATGGATACGCGCTTGGCTCAGAAGCAGATAACAGTATAACGTTGAACGGCACCTCGCTGAATGCTGAGCCAGCGCTTTTACAATTCAGCAGCTTAACCTCTGGGCCAAAGTCCAGTATGAAACCAGAACATGATATTGAGCCCACGATCGAATTAGACAGCGGTGTTCCGGCACGCGTCATGCACAGAATGACGTCAGACATGAGCTCGCGAAGTGTGCGCTTTGAGGATGAAGTTGCTAGCGACCTATCACGGGATTTGaatgatgattttgataaAGTTGTTGAAAAGCAAGAGAGCTAA
- the LOC5504782 gene encoding dynein light chain Tctex-type 5-B gives MRKTSLFTVKEEKPPKTAKFRPKRESLKEEPFNEQTEKPPKHPTSIYGLVAARNVSKELKDRSKQLMVKFRKRGDWGEYDLSHSWSPEDLAPEDVGSRSSRLAMLEREASDYYVMMSRPFLMTPVKSFQPERIEPLIKDILEEHLDNQTYEPNFCRLAAIKITNQLKERMKRLRYPRYKYVCHAMLGEINNQDVRAVSRCAWDTCVDSFAQYEYRNCSLYGIGLVYAIYFE, from the exons ATGCGGAAAACAAGTCTGTTCACTGTCAAAGAGGAAAAGCCACCGAAAACTGCAAAATTCCGGCCAAAGCGTGAGTCTCTAAAAGAAGAACCTTTCAATGAGCAAACAGAGAAGCCGCCGAAACATCCAACTTCCATATATGGTCTTGTGGCGGCAAGAAACGTCTCCAAAGAACTCAAGGATCGTAGCAAGCAGCTTATGGTCAAATTTCGAAAGCGTGGAGACTGGGGAGAGTATGATTTGAGTCATTCGTGGTCGCCGGAGGACCTGGCCCCAGAGGATGTCGGGAGTCGGTCCAGTCGACTCGCCATGTTGGAAAGAGAGGCTAGCGATTACTATGTGATGATGTCGAGACCTTTTTTGATGACACCGGTCAAGAGTTTCCAG cctgAGAGAATCGAACCATTAATTAAAGACATTCTCGAAGAACATCTCGACAATCAAACCTACGAGCCCAACTTCTGTCGCTTAGCAGCTATCAAGATAACCAATCAGCTGAAGGAACGAATGAAACGACTGCGTTACCCACGCTACAAATATGTATGTCACGCCATGCTCGGTGAAATCAACAACCAGGATGTCCGTGCAGTCAGCCGATGcgcttgggatacctgtgtggaCTCGTTTGCTCAGTACGAGTACCGAAACTGTTCCTTATATGGTATTGGGCTAGTGTACGCGATCTATTTTGAGTGA